A DNA window from Piliocolobus tephrosceles isolate RC106 chromosome 9, ASM277652v3, whole genome shotgun sequence contains the following coding sequences:
- the LDB3 gene encoding LIM domain-binding protein 3 isoform X6 — MSYSVTLTGPGPWGFRLQGGKDFNMPLTISRITPGSKAAQSQLSQGDLVVAIDGVNTDTMTHLEAQNKIKSASYNLSLTLQKSKRPIPISTTAPPVQSPLPVIPHQKDPALDTNGSLVAPSPSPEARASPGTPGTPELRPTFSPAFSPPSAFSSLAEASDPGPPRVRLRAKTSPDGARDLLGPKALPGSSQPRQYNNPIGLYSAETLREMAQMYQMSLRGKASGVGLPGGADYQERFNPSALKDSALSTHKPIEVKGLGGKATIIHAQYNTPISMYSQDAIMDAIAGQAQAQGSDFSGSLPIKDLAVDSASPVYQAVIKNQNKPEDEADEWARRSSNLQSRSFRILAQMTGTEFMQDPDEEALRRSRERFETERNSPRFAKLRNWHHGLSAQILNVKS; from the exons ATGTCTTACAGTGTGACCCTGACTGGGCCTGGGCCCTGGGGCTTCCGTCTGCAGGGGGGCAAGGACTTCAACATGCCCCTCACTATTTCCCGG ATCACACCAGGCAGCAAGGCAGCCCAGTCCCAGCTCAGCCAGGGTGACCTTGTGGTGGCCATTGACGGCGTCAACACAGACACCATGACCCACCTGGAAGCCCAGAACAAGATCAAGTCTGCCAGCTACAACTTGAGCCTCACCCTGCAGAA ATCGAAGCGTCCCATTCCAATCTCCACGACAGCACCCCCAGTCCAGTCCCCTCTGCCAGTGATCCCCCACCAGAAG GACCCCGCTCTGGATACGAACGGCAGCCTGGTggcacccagccccagccctgaggcGAGGGCCAGCCCAGGCACCCCAGGCACCCCGGAGCTCAGGCCTACCTTTAGCCCTGCCTTCTCCCCGCCCTCTGCCTTCTCCTCACTCGCCGAGGCCTCTGATCCTGGCCCTCCGCGGGTCAGACTGAGGGCCAAGACCAGCCCGGACGGGGCCCGGGACCTACTCGGCCCGAAAGCCCTGCCGGGCTCGAGCCAGCCGAGGCAATATAACAACCCCATTGGCCTGTACTCGGCAGAGACCCTGAGGGAGATGGCTCAGATGTACCAGATGAGCCTCCGAGGGAAGGCCTCGGGTGTCGGACTCCCAGGAGG cgcCGACTACCAGGAACGCTTCAACCCCAGTGCCCTGAAGGACTCGGCCCTGTCCACCCACAAGCCCATCGAGGTGAAGGGGCTGGGCGGCAAGGCCACCATCATCCATGCACAGTACAACACGCCCATCAGCATGTACTCCCAGGATGCCATCATGGACGCCATCGCTgggcaggcccaggcccagggcagtgacTTCAGTGG GAGCCTCCCTATTAAGGACCTTGCCGTAGACAGTGCCTCTCCCGTCTACCAGGCTGTGATTAAGAACCAGAACAAGCCGGAAGACGAGGCTGACGAGTGGGCACGCCGCTCCTCCAACCTGCAGTCTCGCTCCTTCCGCATCCTGGCCCAGATGACAGGGACAGAATTCA TGCAAGACCCTGATGAGGAAGCTCTACGAAGGTCAAG GGAAAGGTTTGAAACGGAACGTAACAGCCCACGTTTTGCCAAATTGCGCAACTGGCATCATGGCCTTTCAGCCCAAATCCTTAATGTTAAAAGCTAA
- the LDB3 gene encoding LIM domain-binding protein 3 isoform X8 has product MSYSVTLTGPGPWGFRLQGGKDFNMPLTISRITPGSKAAQSQLSQGDLVVAIDGVNTDTMTHLEAQNKIKSASYNLSLTLQKSKRPIPISTTAPPVQSPLPVIPHQKVVANSPANADYQERFNPSALKDSALSTHKPIEVKGLGGKATIIHAQYNTPISMYSQDAIMDAIAGQAQAQGSDFSGSLPIKDLAVDSASPVYQAVIKNQNKPEDEADEWARRSSNLQSRSFRILAQMTGTEFMQDPDEEALRRSRERFETERNSPRFAKLRNWHHGLSAQILNVKS; this is encoded by the exons ATGTCTTACAGTGTGACCCTGACTGGGCCTGGGCCCTGGGGCTTCCGTCTGCAGGGGGGCAAGGACTTCAACATGCCCCTCACTATTTCCCGG ATCACACCAGGCAGCAAGGCAGCCCAGTCCCAGCTCAGCCAGGGTGACCTTGTGGTGGCCATTGACGGCGTCAACACAGACACCATGACCCACCTGGAAGCCCAGAACAAGATCAAGTCTGCCAGCTACAACTTGAGCCTCACCCTGCAGAA ATCGAAGCGTCCCATTCCAATCTCCACGACAGCACCCCCAGTCCAGTCCCCTCTGCCAGTGATCCCCCACCAGAAG GTGGTAGCCAACTCTCCAGCCAA cgcCGACTACCAGGAACGCTTCAACCCCAGTGCCCTGAAGGACTCGGCCCTGTCCACCCACAAGCCCATCGAGGTGAAGGGGCTGGGCGGCAAGGCCACCATCATCCATGCACAGTACAACACGCCCATCAGCATGTACTCCCAGGATGCCATCATGGACGCCATCGCTgggcaggcccaggcccagggcagtgacTTCAGTGG GAGCCTCCCTATTAAGGACCTTGCCGTAGACAGTGCCTCTCCCGTCTACCAGGCTGTGATTAAGAACCAGAACAAGCCGGAAGACGAGGCTGACGAGTGGGCACGCCGCTCCTCCAACCTGCAGTCTCGCTCCTTCCGCATCCTGGCCCAGATGACAGGGACAGAATTCA TGCAAGACCCTGATGAGGAAGCTCTACGAAGGTCAAG GGAAAGGTTTGAAACGGAACGTAACAGCCCACGTTTTGCCAAATTGCGCAACTGGCATCATGGCCTTTCAGCCCAAATCCTTAATGTTAAAAGCTAA
- the LDB3 gene encoding LIM domain-binding protein 3 isoform X7, with translation MSYSVTLTGPGPWGFRLQGGKDFNMPLTISRITPGSKAAQSQLSQGDLVVAIDGVNTDTMTHLEAQNKIKSASYNLSLTLQKSKRPIPISTTAPPVQSPLPVIPHQKDPALDTNGSLVAPSPSPEARASPGTPGTPELRPTFSPAFSPPSAFSSLAEASDPGPPRVRLRAKTSPDGARDLLGPKALPGSSQPRQYNNPIGLYSAETLREMAQMYQMSLRGKASGVGLPGGSLPIKDLAVDSASPVYQAVIKNQNKPEDEADEWARRSSNLQSRSFRILAQMTGTEFMQDPDEEALRRSRERFETERNSPRFAKLRNWHHGLSAQILNVKS, from the exons ATGTCTTACAGTGTGACCCTGACTGGGCCTGGGCCCTGGGGCTTCCGTCTGCAGGGGGGCAAGGACTTCAACATGCCCCTCACTATTTCCCGG ATCACACCAGGCAGCAAGGCAGCCCAGTCCCAGCTCAGCCAGGGTGACCTTGTGGTGGCCATTGACGGCGTCAACACAGACACCATGACCCACCTGGAAGCCCAGAACAAGATCAAGTCTGCCAGCTACAACTTGAGCCTCACCCTGCAGAA ATCGAAGCGTCCCATTCCAATCTCCACGACAGCACCCCCAGTCCAGTCCCCTCTGCCAGTGATCCCCCACCAGAAG GACCCCGCTCTGGATACGAACGGCAGCCTGGTggcacccagccccagccctgaggcGAGGGCCAGCCCAGGCACCCCAGGCACCCCGGAGCTCAGGCCTACCTTTAGCCCTGCCTTCTCCCCGCCCTCTGCCTTCTCCTCACTCGCCGAGGCCTCTGATCCTGGCCCTCCGCGGGTCAGACTGAGGGCCAAGACCAGCCCGGACGGGGCCCGGGACCTACTCGGCCCGAAAGCCCTGCCGGGCTCGAGCCAGCCGAGGCAATATAACAACCCCATTGGCCTGTACTCGGCAGAGACCCTGAGGGAGATGGCTCAGATGTACCAGATGAGCCTCCGAGGGAAGGCCTCGGGTGTCGGACTCCCAGGAGG GAGCCTCCCTATTAAGGACCTTGCCGTAGACAGTGCCTCTCCCGTCTACCAGGCTGTGATTAAGAACCAGAACAAGCCGGAAGACGAGGCTGACGAGTGGGCACGCCGCTCCTCCAACCTGCAGTCTCGCTCCTTCCGCATCCTGGCCCAGATGACAGGGACAGAATTCA TGCAAGACCCTGATGAGGAAGCTCTACGAAGGTCAAG GGAAAGGTTTGAAACGGAACGTAACAGCCCACGTTTTGCCAAATTGCGCAACTGGCATCATGGCCTTTCAGCCCAAATCCTTAATGTTAAAAGCTAA